A window of the Natronomonas salina genome harbors these coding sequences:
- a CDS encoding DMT family transporter, protein MVALGVAILAVSTSALLVRWSDAPAVVLAFYRVLLTTLLVAPFAATRYGGDFRAFDRRDLAIAVVTGAALAVHFAAYFESLAWTSVAASVTLVQSQPIFVAVGAAAVLGERIGLRKALGIGVAVAGMVAMSVGEFLSGAAVAGAHPLYGNALAILGAVMAAAYVLVGRSLRQRVALVPYVLVVYAACTATLLVVALVEGLQLTGYGSREWLIFLGMAVGPGLFGHTVVNWALEHLESSVVSVSLLGEPVGATILALAFLAEFPGPTTLLGGCVVLFGIYLTASARA, encoded by the coding sequence ATGGTCGCCCTCGGCGTCGCCATCCTCGCCGTCTCGACCAGCGCGCTCCTCGTGCGGTGGAGCGACGCGCCCGCCGTCGTCCTCGCCTTCTACCGCGTCCTCCTGACGACGCTGCTCGTCGCCCCGTTCGCCGCCACCCGCTACGGCGGCGACTTCCGCGCCTTCGACCGCCGGGACCTGGCGATCGCCGTGGTCACGGGCGCCGCCCTCGCGGTGCACTTCGCCGCGTACTTCGAGAGCCTCGCGTGGACCAGCGTCGCCGCCAGCGTCACGCTCGTGCAGTCCCAGCCGATCTTCGTCGCCGTCGGCGCCGCCGCGGTGCTGGGCGAGCGCATCGGCCTCCGGAAGGCGCTCGGTATCGGCGTCGCCGTCGCCGGGATGGTCGCGATGTCCGTCGGCGAGTTCCTCTCGGGCGCCGCCGTCGCGGGCGCCCACCCGCTGTACGGCAACGCATTGGCGATACTGGGCGCGGTGATGGCCGCCGCCTACGTCCTCGTCGGCCGGTCGCTCCGCCAGCGCGTCGCGCTCGTCCCGTACGTCCTCGTCGTCTACGCGGCCTGCACCGCCACCCTGTTAGTCGTCGCGCTCGTCGAGGGGCTGCAGCTGACGGGGTACGGCAGCCGTGAGTGGCTCATCTTCCTCGGGATGGCGGTCGGCCCGGGGCTGTTCGGCCACACCGTCGTCAACTGGGCGCTCGAACACCTCGAGTCGTCGGTCGTCAGCGTCTCGCTGCTCGGCGAGCCGGTCGGCGCGACGATCCTCGCGCTGGCGTTCCTCGCCGAGTTTCCCGGGCCGACGACGTTACTCGGCGGCTGCGTCGTCCTGTTCGGCATCTACCTCACCGCGTCGGCGCGGGCCTGA
- a CDS encoding SDR family NAD(P)-dependent oxidoreductase has product MLEDRVCIVCGGGNGIGEETAVAMAEAGATVVVNDLGVDVSGEGADEQPAEETVERIEDTGGEAMAHFGDVTELAYTEQLVADAVEEYGAVHAVANFAGVLRDSMLFKMDEAEWDTVVDVHLKGHFSLLRAASSHWRDRYKQDDGFERERSFVCVSSGVSVGNVGQANYSAAKAGILGLMRTAALELDQYDVRVNAMWPTALTRMTEDLPGMAGVDPDDMGPQHTTAVPVFLAGEAAEGVTGCTLAIAGDSVAIVSDPERERTLSSEEGQWSPDEIADRWEELTDGFETRRMTSGY; this is encoded by the coding sequence ATGCTCGAAGACAGGGTCTGCATCGTCTGCGGCGGCGGCAACGGCATCGGCGAGGAGACGGCGGTCGCGATGGCCGAGGCGGGCGCGACGGTCGTGGTCAACGACCTCGGAGTGGACGTCTCCGGGGAAGGCGCCGACGAGCAACCGGCGGAGGAGACCGTCGAGCGCATCGAGGACACCGGCGGCGAGGCGATGGCGCACTTCGGCGACGTGACGGAGCTCGCCTACACCGAACAGCTCGTCGCCGACGCCGTCGAGGAGTACGGCGCGGTCCACGCCGTCGCCAACTTCGCCGGCGTCCTCCGGGACTCGATGCTGTTCAAGATGGACGAGGCGGAGTGGGACACCGTCGTCGACGTCCACCTGAAGGGGCACTTCTCGCTGCTCCGGGCGGCGTCCAGCCACTGGCGCGACCGGTACAAGCAGGACGACGGCTTCGAGCGCGAGCGGTCGTTCGTCTGCGTCTCCAGCGGCGTCTCGGTCGGCAACGTCGGCCAGGCCAACTACTCGGCGGCGAAGGCCGGCATCCTCGGGCTCATGCGGACCGCGGCGCTGGAACTCGACCAGTACGACGTCCGCGTGAACGCGATGTGGCCGACCGCGCTCACCCGGATGACCGAGGACCTCCCCGGGATGGCCGGCGTCGACCCCGACGACATGGGGCCCCAGCACACCACCGCCGTCCCGGTGTTCCTCGCCGGCGAGGCGGCGGAGGGCGTCACCGGCTGTACGCTCGCCATCGCCGGCGACAGCGTCGCCATCGTCTCCGACCCGGAGCGCGAGCGGACGCTGTCGAGCGAGGAGGGACAGTGGTCACCCGACGAGATCGCCGACCGCTGGGAGGAGCTCACCGACGGCTTCGAGACGCGACGGATGACCAGCGGTTACTAA
- a CDS encoding DUF7524 family protein — MTDTLGVAVNKNGLHTLEVQDTLEVGGPFVVELTNHGEGVHVHLNLDDRLSEVARIGATNHFVDSGETREIEIEVRDPEHWPADVVRGKLKVVAAHGQETHYVDVVLDRTANKRPVEVDPDLDRPNDGAEMEVSPSLRALPVGVLGGIALLLAVGAIFAADGFSFALGLFSVVAGALCAVAAYYLLT, encoded by the coding sequence GTGACCGATACGCTCGGCGTCGCGGTGAACAAAAACGGGCTGCACACCCTGGAAGTCCAGGACACCCTCGAAGTCGGCGGTCCGTTCGTCGTCGAGCTGACCAACCACGGGGAGGGCGTCCACGTCCACCTCAACCTCGACGACCGGCTCTCGGAGGTCGCCCGCATCGGCGCCACGAACCACTTCGTCGACAGCGGCGAGACCCGCGAGATCGAGATCGAGGTCCGCGACCCCGAACACTGGCCGGCCGACGTCGTCCGCGGGAAGCTGAAGGTCGTCGCCGCCCACGGCCAGGAGACCCACTACGTCGACGTCGTCCTCGACCGGACGGCCAACAAGCGACCGGTGGAGGTCGACCCGGACCTCGATCGCCCCAACGACGGCGCCGAGATGGAGGTCTCGCCGTCGCTCCGCGCCCTCCCCGTCGGCGTCCTCGGCGGTATCGCACTACTCCTGGCCGTCGGTGCCATCTTCGCCGCCGACGGCTTCAGCTTCGCCCTCGGGCTGTTCTCGGTGGTCGCCGGCGCGCTCTGTGCCGTCGCCGCCTACTACCTACTGACCTGA
- a CDS encoding CbiX/SirB N-terminal domain-containing protein, which yields MQALVIVAHGSHLNPDASTPTYEHADTIREAGVFDEVETAFWKEEPHFREVLRTLESDEVYVVPLFISEGYFTEEVIPRELRLEGWEADTWESDGTSATHATLEAGDVAKTVHYCGPVGTHDAMTDVVVRRAETITGDPDVGEGFGLAVVGHGTERNENSAKAIEYHADRVAERDRFDEVKALFMDEEPEIDDVTDHFGSDDIVVVPLFVADGYHTQEDIPEDMGLTDDYRTGWETPAGVDGHDVWYAGAVGTEALMAEVVLERAADAGAEVGDALAEVRRRTRVAGGDATASAGD from the coding sequence ATGCAAGCGCTGGTCATCGTCGCGCACGGGTCGCACCTCAACCCGGACGCGAGCACGCCGACCTACGAGCACGCCGACACCATCCGCGAGGCCGGCGTCTTCGACGAGGTCGAGACCGCCTTCTGGAAGGAGGAACCGCACTTCCGCGAGGTGCTGCGGACCCTCGAGAGCGACGAGGTCTACGTCGTCCCGCTGTTCATCTCGGAGGGGTACTTCACCGAGGAGGTCATCCCCCGGGAGCTCCGCCTGGAGGGCTGGGAGGCCGACACCTGGGAGTCTGATGGCACGAGCGCGACGCACGCCACCCTCGAGGCCGGCGACGTCGCGAAGACGGTCCACTACTGCGGGCCGGTCGGCACCCACGACGCGATGACCGACGTCGTCGTCCGCCGTGCTGAGACCATCACCGGCGACCCCGACGTGGGCGAGGGGTTCGGGCTGGCGGTCGTCGGCCACGGCACCGAGCGCAACGAGAACTCCGCGAAGGCCATCGAGTACCACGCCGACCGCGTCGCCGAGCGCGACCGCTTCGACGAGGTGAAGGCGCTGTTCATGGACGAGGAGCCGGAGATCGACGACGTGACCGACCACTTCGGGAGCGACGACATCGTCGTCGTCCCGCTGTTCGTCGCCGACGGCTATCACACCCAGGAGGACATCCCCGAGGACATGGGCCTGACCGACGACTACCGGACGGGCTGGGAGACGCCAGCCGGGGTCGACGGCCACGACGTCTGGTACGCCGGCGCCGTCGGCACCGAGGCGCTGATGGCCGAAGTCGTCCTCGAGCGGGCCGCCGACGCCGGCGCCGAGGTGGGCGACGCGCTGGCGGAGGTCCGTCGACGGACCCGGGTCGCAGGTGGGGACGCCACAGCCAGCGCGGGTGACTGA
- a CDS encoding PaaI family thioesterase: MGGCEAGDAGTDPSDAEHRDDALEQALREHGLFQWLNLDIEIVEPGRVVFDLPFDEKFANLASGTVHGGVTATVIDTASGFALRSTFDDPASARLTTTDLNVRYVRPARNDLRVEAEVVRAGGSMGFTESEVTTMHDGEEKVVATGGTSYRLFRD, from the coding sequence ATGGGCGGCTGCGAAGCCGGTGACGCCGGCACCGACCCTTCCGACGCGGAGCACCGCGACGACGCCCTCGAACAGGCGCTCCGCGAGCACGGGCTCTTCCAGTGGCTGAACCTCGACATCGAAATCGTCGAACCCGGTCGCGTGGTCTTCGACCTCCCGTTCGACGAGAAGTTCGCCAACCTCGCGTCGGGGACGGTCCACGGCGGCGTCACCGCGACGGTCATCGACACCGCCTCGGGCTTCGCCCTGCGGTCGACGTTCGACGACCCCGCCTCCGCGCGGCTGACGACGACCGACCTCAACGTCCGCTACGTCCGGCCCGCGCGGAACGACCTCCGCGTCGAGGCCGAGGTGGTCCGGGCGGGCGGGTCGATGGGGTTCACCGAGAGCGAGGTCACGACGATGCACGACGGCGAGGAGAAGGTCGTCGCGACGGGCGGCACCAGCTACCGACTCTTCAGAGACTGA
- a CDS encoding DUF2267 domain-containing protein produces the protein MTEPEFLASVRRSGPLESDEAAGRVSEAVLAELGRCISRAQAEELAARLPARFGRALTRVDREEACPEPFERFVESVADDANLDGDVRAAIGSVVDAVAEHAGGDALSNATAQLPPAYGEVIEPESVPVAETFTDAVEEASALDGEEAAVAAEATLTTLGERLSQRKAEDVAVYLRGDAKEWLVESHTEDLAVDTFVDRVAARADVPPDRAREYVVEVTDVLGKVSLDHELDIAVDQLPDEYGEVLAIN, from the coding sequence ATGACTGAACCCGAGTTCCTCGCGTCCGTCCGGCGGTCCGGGCCACTGGAGTCCGACGAAGCGGCCGGTCGAGTCTCCGAGGCGGTGCTCGCGGAACTGGGGCGATGCATCTCGCGAGCGCAGGCCGAGGAGCTGGCCGCCCGGCTCCCGGCCAGGTTCGGCCGCGCGCTCACGCGGGTCGACCGCGAGGAGGCCTGTCCGGAGCCGTTCGAGCGGTTCGTCGAGAGCGTCGCCGACGACGCGAACCTGGACGGCGACGTCAGGGCGGCCATCGGGAGCGTCGTGGACGCCGTCGCCGAGCACGCCGGCGGCGACGCGCTGTCGAACGCCACCGCGCAGCTCCCGCCGGCGTACGGCGAGGTGATCGAACCCGAGTCGGTCCCGGTCGCCGAGACGTTCACCGACGCGGTCGAGGAGGCGTCCGCGCTCGACGGCGAGGAGGCCGCCGTCGCCGCCGAGGCGACGCTCACGACGCTCGGCGAGCGGCTCTCCCAGCGGAAGGCCGAGGACGTCGCGGTCTACCTCCGCGGCGACGCCAAGGAGTGGCTGGTCGAGTCCCACACCGAGGACCTCGCGGTCGACACGTTCGTCGACCGGGTGGCCGCCCGGGCCGACGTCCCGCCGGACCGCGCCCGCGAGTACGTCGTCGAGGTGACGGACGTCCTCGGGAAGGTCTCGCTGGACCACGAACTCGACATCGCAGTCGACCAGCTCCCCGACGAGTACGGAGAGGTCCTGGCCATCAACTGA
- a CDS encoding GIY-YIG nuclease family protein encodes MTGGTYTLLVELPDAVTLEVGALGERRLPAGWYAYTGSAFGAGGFSRVDRHYELAAGEREARHWHVDYLLGHPDARIRGDVRTPDEDVECAVARALPESPVEGFGASDCDCTAHLAFDADGTRLRAAVSEAHRRARTE; translated from the coding sequence GTGACCGGCGGGACGTACACCCTGCTCGTCGAACTGCCCGACGCCGTGACCCTGGAGGTGGGCGCCCTCGGCGAGCGACGGCTCCCCGCGGGCTGGTACGCCTACACCGGCAGCGCGTTCGGCGCGGGCGGTTTCTCCCGGGTGGACCGCCACTACGAACTCGCGGCCGGCGAGCGCGAGGCCCGACACTGGCACGTCGACTACCTGCTGGGCCACCCGGACGCGCGGATCCGCGGCGACGTCCGGACGCCCGACGAGGACGTCGAGTGCGCGGTCGCGCGGGCGCTCCCCGAGTCCCCGGTCGAGGGGTTCGGCGCCTCCGATTGCGACTGCACGGCCCACCTCGCCTTCGACGCGGACGGCACCCGCCTCCGGGCGGCCGTCTCCGAGGCCCACCGGCGCGCCAGGACCGAGTGA
- a CDS encoding DR2241 family protein has protein sequence MQDEHLDALVAAADAEDVDFDGLRVERGEDGYTFATPEETHEELEEADLRTVAAENPWYVSNWHYWTAPDRPEPEQAFLRWVEGADERSVPERYEALADGGLTESWGQLRIETRLGDHGERVYTVRHEDDADAAVEALEVHTDPLDARELVKYDDQGRYRPLKTAPSLPTGWAFVDLDGRGLGRTVDVVYPATIANWHLERQGDLDVSHWKPTMARQTGIYGVIETWDRGEGHEHVERVAEACCVDSQCLKRREWQYDEETDLAVDGGDGEFPCREPCSLVVSAARQWTKLEGEQPQTYEFELTPSEKEQIEDIVDAVAEGTADEVREADVYDGANRYRARYLRAKLFDEDGNLGGVPTDRESGQ, from the coding sequence GTGCAGGACGAACACCTCGACGCGCTCGTCGCGGCAGCGGACGCCGAGGACGTCGACTTCGACGGCCTCCGCGTCGAGCGCGGCGAAGACGGCTACACCTTCGCCACGCCGGAGGAGACCCACGAAGAGCTCGAGGAGGCCGACCTCAGGACGGTCGCTGCCGAGAACCCCTGGTACGTCTCCAACTGGCACTACTGGACCGCCCCCGACCGACCGGAGCCCGAGCAGGCGTTCCTCCGGTGGGTCGAGGGCGCCGACGAGCGGTCGGTCCCGGAGCGCTACGAGGCTCTCGCCGACGGCGGGCTGACCGAGTCGTGGGGGCAGCTCCGGATCGAGACTCGCCTCGGCGACCACGGCGAACGCGTGTACACGGTCCGTCACGAGGACGACGCCGACGCCGCGGTCGAAGCTCTCGAGGTTCACACCGACCCACTGGACGCCCGGGAGCTCGTCAAGTACGACGACCAGGGTCGGTACCGGCCGCTGAAGACCGCGCCGTCGCTGCCGACGGGCTGGGCGTTCGTCGACCTCGACGGTCGCGGGCTGGGCCGGACGGTCGACGTCGTCTACCCCGCGACCATCGCGAACTGGCACCTCGAGCGGCAGGGCGACCTCGACGTCTCCCACTGGAAGCCCACGATGGCGCGGCAGACCGGCATCTACGGCGTCATCGAGACGTGGGACCGCGGCGAGGGCCACGAGCACGTCGAGCGGGTCGCCGAGGCCTGCTGTGTCGACTCGCAGTGCCTGAAGCGCCGCGAGTGGCAGTACGACGAGGAGACCGACCTCGCGGTCGACGGGGGCGACGGCGAGTTCCCCTGCCGGGAGCCCTGCTCGCTCGTCGTCTCGGCCGCCCGCCAGTGGACTAAACTCGAGGGCGAGCAGCCCCAAACGTACGAGTTCGAGCTCACGCCGAGCGAGAAGGAGCAGATCGAGGACATCGTCGACGCCGTCGCCGAGGGGACGGCCGACGAGGTGCGGGAGGCCGACGTCTACGACGGCGCGAACCGCTACCGGGCGCGGTACCTCCGGGCGAAGCTGTTCGACGAGGACGGCAACCTCGGCGGCGTCCCGACGGACCGCGAGTCAGGTCAGTAG
- a CDS encoding SRPBCC family protein translates to MATYHRRTRVAAPFADVWRFHATADGLEQLTPAFLNLEIERVTGPDGEVDPEVLDAGSIVEASIRPFGVGPRQDWTSHILERTEDDGAAMFRDEMREGPFPHWEHTHRFFADGDGTVVEDRVAYELPCGPLGRAASPVGVVGLEPMFRHRHRRTKELLE, encoded by the coding sequence ATGGCCACCTACCACCGGCGCACGCGGGTCGCCGCCCCGTTCGCCGACGTGTGGCGGTTCCACGCCACAGCCGACGGGCTCGAGCAGCTCACGCCGGCGTTCCTGAACCTCGAGATCGAGCGGGTGACCGGCCCCGACGGCGAGGTCGACCCCGAGGTCCTGGACGCCGGGTCGATCGTCGAGGCGTCCATCCGGCCCTTCGGCGTCGGCCCGCGACAGGACTGGACCTCCCACATCCTCGAGCGCACCGAGGACGACGGCGCCGCGATGTTCCGCGACGAGATGCGGGAGGGCCCGTTCCCCCACTGGGAGCACACTCACCGGTTCTTCGCCGACGGCGACGGGACGGTCGTCGAGGACCGCGTGGCGTACGAACTGCCCTGCGGCCCGCTCGGACGCGCGGCGTCGCCGGTGGGCGTCGTCGGCCTCGAACCGATGTTCCGGCACCGCCACCGACGCACGAAGGAGTTGCTGGAGTAA
- a CDS encoding MaoC/PaaZ C-terminal domain-containing protein, with product MSDTTDEPSVFADIEEGDTDVTQGRTITEADVTNFAGVSGDFNHLHTDEERMADSPFGERIAHGMLVVSAATGLLWQNRSEEEREAVVAFYGMDDLRFRQPVYIGDTIRVELEVLETREKGEDSPGNGTVQYLAEIKNQRDQTVVSCKMTSLLK from the coding sequence ATGAGCGACACCACCGACGAACCAAGCGTCTTCGCAGACATCGAGGAGGGTGACACGGACGTCACGCAGGGCCGGACGATCACCGAGGCCGACGTGACGAACTTCGCCGGCGTCTCCGGCGACTTCAACCACCTCCACACAGACGAAGAGCGGATGGCGGACTCGCCGTTCGGCGAGCGCATCGCCCACGGGATGCTCGTCGTCAGCGCGGCGACGGGGCTGCTCTGGCAGAACCGCTCCGAGGAGGAACGGGAGGCCGTCGTCGCCTTCTACGGCATGGACGACCTGCGGTTCCGCCAGCCGGTCTACATCGGCGACACCATCCGCGTCGAACTGGAGGTCCTCGAGACCCGCGAGAAGGGCGAGGACAGCCCGGGCAACGGCACCGTCCAGTACCTCGCGGAGATCAAGAACCAGCGCGACCAGACGGTCGTCTCCTGCAAGATGACGTCGCTGCTGAAGTAG
- a CDS encoding methytransferase partner Trm112, with product MKESLMDILCCPLDKSDLELEVIREDDEEILEGRLVCTECGEEYPIEDGIPNLLPPDMRDEAAA from the coding sequence ATGAAGGAGTCGCTGATGGACATCCTGTGCTGTCCGCTTGACAAGAGCGACCTCGAACTGGAGGTCATCCGCGAGGACGACGAGGAGATCCTCGAGGGCCGCCTCGTCTGCACCGAGTGCGGCGAGGAGTACCCTATCGAGGACGGCATCCCGAACCTGCTGCCGCCGGACATGCGCGACGAGGCGGCAGCCTGA
- a CDS encoding DMT family transporter yields MDDARVGALLVLGSAAGFGTLGVLGVVAGDEGLSIPTVLFLRFGLATVVVWAVLGARGELELLSGRNLVVGFALGAFGYAAMSGLYFVGLEYMTAGLVGITLYTYPAFVLLLAATFLDEPVGRRSVAALVATLGGVALITGADPAAADPLGVGIVLVAAGVYATYITVSRTTLRDVSAPTLTAHVMPAAALTFLVVGTATDSLAMPEGAIAWGAVVGIAVLATAGPIFAFFAGLSRIGAGPTAILSAVEPMVTVALGALFLDEPVSAVVLAGGALVLVGVVLVPRR; encoded by the coding sequence ATGGACGACGCCCGCGTCGGCGCGCTGCTGGTCCTCGGCTCGGCCGCGGGGTTCGGCACGCTCGGCGTGCTGGGCGTCGTCGCCGGCGACGAGGGGCTGTCGATCCCGACGGTCCTGTTCCTGCGGTTCGGACTGGCGACCGTCGTCGTCTGGGCGGTCCTCGGCGCCCGCGGCGAACTCGAGCTCCTGTCGGGTCGGAACCTCGTCGTGGGCTTCGCCCTCGGCGCCTTCGGCTACGCGGCGATGAGCGGCCTCTACTTCGTGGGCCTGGAGTACATGACCGCTGGGCTGGTCGGCATCACGCTGTACACTTACCCGGCGTTCGTCCTGTTGCTCGCGGCGACGTTCCTCGACGAACCGGTGGGCCGCCGGAGCGTCGCGGCGCTCGTCGCCACGCTCGGCGGCGTGGCGCTCATCACGGGCGCCGACCCGGCCGCGGCCGACCCGCTGGGCGTCGGCATCGTCCTCGTCGCGGCCGGGGTCTACGCCACCTACATCACCGTCAGCCGGACCACCCTGCGGGACGTCTCCGCGCCGACGCTCACCGCCCACGTCATGCCGGCGGCGGCGCTGACGTTCCTCGTCGTCGGCACAGCGACGGACTCGCTGGCGATGCCGGAGGGCGCGATCGCCTGGGGCGCCGTCGTCGGCATCGCGGTCCTCGCGACGGCCGGCCCCATCTTCGCGTTCTTCGCCGGGCTCTCACGGATCGGCGCCGGACCGACGGCGATCCTCAGCGCGGTCGAGCCGATGGTGACGGTGGCGCTGGGCGCCCTGTTCCTCGACGAACCGGTCTCGGCGGTGGTCCTCGCGGGCGGCGCGCTCGTGCTCGTCGGCGTCGTGCTCGTGCCGCGACGCTGA
- the lrpA1 gene encoding HTH-type transcriptional regulator LrpA1 produces the protein MSAETEDRILSVLEEDAQASYAEIAERADVSKPTVRKYIDKLESEGVIVGYSADIDPKKLSGQSIALVGVDVASERYVEVTRKLKDLAAVESLYSSSGDHMLMAEVRAADGDEVGEIIREEILSIDGVEAAHPSFLQERLK, from the coding sequence ATGAGCGCGGAGACGGAGGATCGGATCCTATCAGTCCTCGAAGAGGACGCCCAGGCCTCCTACGCCGAAATCGCCGAACGCGCGGACGTGTCGAAGCCGACGGTCCGGAAGTACATCGACAAGCTGGAGTCGGAGGGCGTCATCGTCGGCTACTCCGCCGACATCGACCCCAAGAAGCTCTCCGGGCAGTCCATCGCCCTCGTCGGCGTCGACGTGGCCAGCGAACGCTACGTCGAAGTGACCCGGAAGCTCAAGGACCTCGCCGCAGTGGAGTCGCTGTACTCATCGAGCGGCGACCACATGCTGATGGCGGAGGTCCGGGCCGCCGACGGCGACGAGGTCGGCGAGATCATCCGTGAGGAGATCCTCTCCATCGACGGCGTGGAGGCCGCCCACCCCTCCTTCCTCCAGGAACGACTGAAGTAG
- a CDS encoding 3-hydroxyacyl-CoA dehydrogenase/enoyl-CoA hydratase family protein, producing MTLDDIDRVAVLGAGSMGHGITEVVALAGYRVTMRDIKEEFIQDGYDDIEWSLEKLAEKDRIDESPETVLDRIDITTDLESAVEDADLVVEAAPEEMEIKHDIFSDLDEYTHEDAILASNTSSLPITEIAEATSRPERVVGMHFFNPPVKMDLVEVIYGQETSDETAETTYEFVESIDKTPIYVRKDVRGFVVNSVLGPFGDEAAWMVSQGEAEVREVDGTMVHERGYPMGPFELSDMTGIDIGYHVRKEAGQPIPPIVQEKVDAEELGQKTGKGYYDYEDGDGADYGPEDASDDFDWLRIEARIINEAARLIGDDVATAEAIDTGLRLGAGFPEGPCRRADKIGLDTVLEKLESLYEEHGADRYEPSEHLRQLVEAGNTGEDAGAGFYEYGESADRDYTTINVEHHDNGLLEVELDRPERMNALNQDLMDEVVHLLENVDVDEVRAVTFEGAGDRAFSAGADITGFSGIDPHEVEVTPVFQTVNDFPRPTLAKIDGFCLGGGHELALACDLRIATEDSEFGFPEINLGLLPGGGGTQRAIRMLTEARAKELIFRGERIDAQTAEDWGLINRAVPAEEFDDTVQEFVDDLVGGPPIALRKAKQVMNEGRDQDISAGLQLESQAFGLLLSTDDMMEGATAFMQDREPEFEGQ from the coding sequence ATGACGCTCGATGACATCGACCGCGTCGCCGTGCTCGGCGCGGGGAGCATGGGACACGGCATCACGGAGGTCGTCGCGCTGGCCGGCTATCGGGTCACGATGCGCGACATCAAGGAGGAGTTCATCCAGGACGGCTACGACGACATCGAGTGGTCCCTCGAGAAGCTCGCCGAGAAGGACCGCATCGACGAGTCGCCCGAGACGGTGCTGGACCGCATCGACATCACGACCGACCTGGAGTCGGCCGTCGAGGACGCCGACCTCGTCGTCGAGGCCGCCCCCGAGGAGATGGAGATCAAACACGACATCTTCTCCGACCTCGACGAGTACACCCACGAGGACGCCATCCTCGCGTCGAACACCTCCTCGCTGCCGATCACCGAGATCGCCGAGGCAACCAGCCGACCGGAGCGCGTCGTCGGGATGCACTTCTTCAACCCGCCGGTGAAGATGGACCTCGTCGAGGTCATCTACGGCCAGGAGACCAGCGACGAGACCGCCGAGACGACCTACGAGTTCGTCGAGTCCATCGACAAGACGCCGATCTACGTCCGCAAGGACGTCCGCGGGTTCGTCGTCAACAGCGTGCTCGGCCCCTTCGGCGACGAGGCCGCCTGGATGGTCAGCCAGGGCGAGGCCGAGGTCCGCGAGGTCGACGGCACGATGGTCCACGAGCGCGGCTACCCGATGGGCCCCTTCGAGCTCTCGGACATGACCGGCATCGACATCGGCTACCACGTCCGCAAGGAGGCCGGCCAGCCCATCCCGCCCATCGTCCAGGAGAAGGTCGACGCCGAGGAGCTCGGCCAGAAGACCGGGAAGGGCTACTACGACTACGAGGACGGCGACGGCGCCGACTACGGCCCCGAGGACGCCTCCGACGACTTCGACTGGCTCCGCATCGAGGCCCGCATCATCAACGAGGCCGCGAGGCTCATCGGCGACGACGTCGCCACCGCGGAGGCCATCGACACGGGCCTCCGGCTCGGCGCCGGCTTCCCCGAGGGCCCCTGCCGCCGCGCCGACAAGATCGGCCTGGACACCGTCCTCGAGAAGCTCGAGTCGCTGTACGAGGAGCACGGCGCCGACCGCTACGAGCCATCCGAGCACCTCCGACAGCTCGTCGAGGCGGGCAACACCGGCGAGGACGCCGGTGCCGGCTTCTACGAGTACGGCGAGTCCGCCGACCGCGACTACACGACCATCAACGTCGAGCACCACGACAACGGCCTCCTGGAGGTCGAACTCGACCGCCCGGAGCGCATGAACGCCCTCAACCAGGACCTCATGGACGAGGTCGTCCACCTCCTGGAGAACGTCGACGTCGACGAGGTCCGGGCGGTCACCTTCGAGGGCGCCGGCGACCGAGCGTTCTCGGCGGGCGCCGACATCACCGGCTTCTCCGGCATCGACCCCCACGAGGTCGAGGTCACGCCGGTCTTCCAGACGGTCAATGACTTCCCGCGGCCGACGCTGGCGAAGATCGACGGCTTCTGCCTCGGTGGCGGCCACGAACTCGCCCTCGCCTGCGACCTGCGGATCGCCACCGAGGACTCCGAGTTCGGCTTCCCCGAGATCAACCTCGGGCTGCTGCCGGGCGGCGGCGGCACCCAGCGCGCCATCCGGATGCTGACGGAGGCACGCGCGAAGGAGCTCATCTTCCGCGGCGAGCGCATCGACGCCCAGACCGCGGAGGACTGGGGACTCATCAACCGCGCCGTCCCCGCCGAGGAGTTCGACGACACCGTCCAGGAGTTCGTCGACGACCTCGTCGGCGGCCCGCCGATCGCCCTGCGGAAGGCCAAGCAGGTCATGAACGAGGGTCGGGACCAGGACATCTCCGCGGGCCTGCAACTGGAGTCGCAGGCCTTCGGCCTCCTGCTGTCGACCGACGACATGATGGAGGGTGCCACCGCGTTCATGCAGGACCGCGAACCCGAGTTCGAGGGGCAGTAG